Proteins co-encoded in one Meiothermus sp. genomic window:
- a CDS encoding endo alpha-1,4 polygalactosaminidase: protein MLRYLWMLAIAVTACGSIPDVSTPSPTPSPPANPAPPAPAPGSWWKPAANATWHIQYAGTLDKTRQVAVYNVDLFDTPASVVQELAARGVKAVCYLSAGSWENWRPDKNQFPPEVLGRNYDGWPGERWLDIRQIDKLAPILRARLDLCKQKGFVGVDPDNVNGYQNNTGFPLTAQDQVRFNRWLAAEAHQRGLAIGLKNTTELLPKLINDFDFLVTEECFDQGWCNQTRPMVQAGKPVLNIEYTDTRIKSASQFCSNSTSLGIFSILKRRELDAWVEECR from the coding sequence ATGTTGCGCTACCTGTGGATGTTGGCCATCGCTGTTACGGCCTGTGGAAGTATCCCAGACGTGAGTACCCCGAGCCCTACCCCTTCCCCTCCGGCTAACCCCGCGCCTCCGGCCCCAGCCCCAGGCAGTTGGTGGAAGCCCGCGGCCAACGCCACCTGGCATATCCAGTACGCCGGCACCCTGGACAAAACCCGCCAGGTTGCTGTCTATAACGTGGATTTATTCGATACCCCAGCCAGCGTGGTGCAGGAGCTGGCAGCCAGGGGGGTCAAGGCAGTTTGCTACCTGAGCGCAGGCTCCTGGGAAAACTGGCGGCCCGACAAAAACCAGTTTCCCCCCGAGGTACTGGGCCGCAACTACGACGGCTGGCCGGGGGAGCGCTGGCTGGATATCCGCCAGATTGATAAGCTGGCCCCCATCCTGCGGGCCCGGCTCGACCTCTGCAAGCAAAAAGGTTTTGTGGGGGTAGACCCCGACAACGTGAATGGCTACCAGAACAACACCGGCTTTCCCCTCACGGCCCAGGATCAGGTTCGCTTCAACCGCTGGCTGGCAGCCGAAGCCCACCAGCGCGGCCTGGCTATCGGTCTCAAAAACACCACCGAACTGCTCCCAAAGCTCATCAACGACTTCGATTTTCTCGTTACCGAGGAGTGCTTTGACCAGGGCTGGTGCAACCAGACCCGGCCCATGGTGCAAGCCGGTAAGCCGGTGCTCAACATCGAATACACCGATACCCGCATTAAAAGCGCCTCGCAGTTCTGCTCCAACAGCACCAGCCTGGGTATTTTTTCCATCCTCAAGCGGCGAGAGCTGGATGCTTGGGTAGAAGAGTGCAGGTAA
- a CDS encoding RNA methyltransferase gives MDWLENIRIVLVGSQEPMNIGAAARAMQNFGIQDLWLVAPEPRVREDLARHPGGSMAYRLAVHAEDILDRMRVVETLPEAVADARMVVGTTVREREIYTGPVVGPRPMAERVAQVAPQGKVAVVFGRETSGLTTDEIDLSQLIVRIPTSPKQPSLNLAQAVLLLCYEIFGVAMAPPKPEPAQLASQEALQQLFDDLREYILRIGFTDEKRLPYAIRRFRRLLYKAQLTPGELQFLRGFLHQSRWYAQYGRRKTDLEG, from the coding sequence ATGGATTGGCTCGAGAACATCCGCATCGTGCTGGTAGGCAGCCAGGAACCTATGAACATTGGGGCCGCAGCCCGTGCCATGCAGAACTTTGGCATACAGGACTTGTGGCTCGTTGCGCCTGAGCCTCGGGTGCGGGAGGATCTGGCACGGCACCCCGGGGGTTCGATGGCCTACCGTTTAGCGGTGCACGCCGAGGATATCCTGGACAGGATGAGGGTGGTGGAAACCCTGCCCGAGGCCGTGGCCGATGCGCGGATGGTGGTAGGCACTACGGTGCGCGAAAGGGAGATTTATACCGGGCCGGTGGTTGGGCCCCGGCCGATGGCCGAGCGGGTTGCCCAGGTAGCGCCACAGGGTAAGGTGGCAGTAGTGTTCGGGCGCGAGACCTCGGGACTGACCACCGATGAAATTGACCTGTCCCAGCTGATCGTACGCATTCCCACCTCGCCCAAGCAACCCAGTCTGAACCTGGCCCAGGCGGTGTTGCTGCTGTGCTACGAAATTTTTGGGGTTGCCATGGCCCCACCCAAGCCCGAGCCTGCCCAGCTCGCCAGCCAGGAAGCCCTGCAACAGCTATTCGATGACCTGCGCGAGTACATTTTGCGCATCGGCTTCACCGATGAAAAACGGCTGCCCTACGCGATTAGGCGATTCAGACGACTCTTGTACAAGGCACAGCTGACCCCTGGTGAGCTGCAGTTCCTGCGGGGCTTTCTGCACCAAAGCCGCTGGTATGCCCAGTATGGAAGACGCAAAACCGACCTGGAAGGGTAA
- a CDS encoding hemolysin family protein, with product MESISGSLGIVVLLILVNAFFVTAEFSLVAIRRSRVEHLAESGAWQGKLLKDAMARLDAYIATTQLGITATNLVLGAFGEPYVTRLIVTGIGALFGQPGAAAAAESGLLSSLGFAFSVILITFVTVLFGELIPKGIALQRTEQVAMFTILPLNIFQRLTAPLVWLFSRSGNFFLRLMGLKEAPSHSMVGSAEELKLIVEASSKEGVLDESEGEIISQILDLEETPVRSIMVPRVDMVTISAEATLREFWAMAREHRYSRVPVYQETVDNIVGVAYIKDLLDYTGPELDQIKVSSISHPAYFVPETMGARELLREMRRRKTHMAIVVDEFKGTAGLVTLEDIIEEIIGEIYDESDEEEVGQVQQIAEGVYLLDASVPLEEASKELGIELPEGEYDTLSGFLMNEFGHIPEVGEKLEYSGYVFIVETADPRGIERVRAQKKTPEPSDDETLSESVASEEA from the coding sequence ATGGAAAGCATCTCTGGAAGTCTTGGCATCGTCGTTCTTCTCATCCTGGTTAATGCTTTTTTCGTAACCGCTGAATTCTCGCTGGTAGCGATTCGGCGCAGCCGAGTTGAGCACCTAGCCGAAAGTGGCGCCTGGCAGGGCAAGCTGCTCAAAGACGCCATGGCCCGGCTCGACGCCTACATTGCTACCACCCAGCTTGGCATCACTGCCACCAATCTGGTTCTGGGGGCTTTTGGGGAACCATACGTCACCCGGTTGATTGTGACGGGTATCGGGGCGCTATTCGGCCAGCCCGGGGCCGCCGCCGCTGCCGAAAGCGGCCTGCTGTCGAGCCTCGGCTTCGCTTTCTCGGTTATTCTCATCACCTTCGTGACAGTACTTTTTGGTGAGCTCATCCCCAAAGGCATCGCCCTGCAGCGCACCGAGCAGGTCGCGATGTTCACTATCCTACCACTCAACATTTTCCAGCGGCTTACCGCCCCCTTGGTCTGGCTGTTCAGTCGCAGCGGCAATTTTTTTCTAAGGCTGATGGGCCTCAAAGAAGCACCCTCGCACTCCATGGTTGGTAGCGCCGAGGAACTCAAACTAATCGTAGAGGCTTCTTCCAAAGAAGGCGTTCTGGACGAAAGCGAAGGCGAGATCATCAGTCAGATCCTCGACCTCGAGGAAACCCCAGTTCGCTCGATTATGGTGCCGAGGGTCGATATGGTTACCATATCCGCAGAGGCCACGCTGCGCGAGTTTTGGGCAATGGCCCGTGAGCACCGTTATTCTCGGGTACCGGTGTATCAGGAGACCGTAGATAACATCGTTGGAGTGGCCTACATCAAAGATTTGCTCGATTATACCGGCCCGGAACTTGACCAGATTAAGGTGAGCAGTATAAGCCACCCGGCCTATTTTGTGCCCGAAACCATGGGTGCTCGAGAGCTTTTGCGCGAGATGAGGCGACGGAAGACGCATATGGCCATTGTGGTAGACGAATTCAAGGGCACTGCGGGTTTGGTTACCCTCGAGGACATCATCGAGGAAATAATTGGTGAAATTTACGACGAGTCTGACGAAGAAGAGGTGGGCCAGGTGCAGCAGATCGCTGAGGGGGTGTATCTGCTCGATGCCTCGGTACCGCTCGAGGAGGCCTCAAAAGAGCTGGGCATTGAGCTGCCCGAGGGCGAGTACGACACCCTCTCGGGCTTCTTGATGAACGAGTTTGGTCATATTCCCGAGGTGGGGGAAAAGCTCGAGTACAGCGGCTATGTATTTATCGTCGAAACCGCCGATCCGCGGGGTATCGAGCGGGTGCGGGCGCAGAAGAAAACCCCGGAGCCCAGCGACGATGAGACCCTTAGCGAGTCGGTCGCTTCAGAGGAGGCCTGA
- a CDS encoding sensor histidine kinase: MEPAPSLYRLIKLYRLILPLAIVLVVVLFELSLEPYQGQPVAFWLRMGFYGLVGPLVTWMTLEWIAQQVQDRERAQRALEVANRRLEAVGNILKRASAADNLEQALASVVQEVAQALGMEAALTLEGVRATSPGFRAGSGPLYEVKLPGLDGKLEVTLSRPLSNEERAFLEVLVAEVAGALESVRARSRDLLTLYEVDQALRAEANLGRLLERLMDRILAWAGATGGGVLLLDEENFLQPQVLRNLELPPHAFMPDQRWKEALESPVFVSENLLAVPLREQSAIGLLLVQGEAENLRQRLPFLRFLAAQVTLAVRNAQAYLRAEELALTEERNRIAREIHDGIAQALAFMALKLDLSERLLQTDPERALEELHQVKETLRAQIREVRRSIFALRPIDLERYGFLESVRRYATAFAEQAGFRVRLSLPEKIELSQASELVFFRVLQEALTNAAKHARPGLVQVRLTPLGERGGVLEISDNGRGFKAGTSANGLGGFGLTQMRERVEARGGRFEVVSVENQGTTVRAELPF; encoded by the coding sequence ATGGAGCCTGCCCCGAGCCTGTATCGCCTGATCAAGCTATACCGGCTGATTTTGCCGCTAGCGATTGTGCTGGTGGTGGTGCTCTTTGAGCTTTCCCTCGAGCCCTATCAGGGGCAGCCGGTGGCCTTCTGGCTGCGGATGGGCTTTTATGGTCTGGTGGGGCCCCTGGTCACCTGGATGACCCTGGAGTGGATTGCCCAGCAGGTACAAGACCGCGAGCGGGCCCAGCGGGCGCTGGAGGTAGCCAACCGACGGCTGGAGGCCGTGGGCAACATCCTCAAGCGGGCCTCGGCGGCCGACAACCTCGAGCAGGCCCTGGCCTCGGTGGTGCAGGAGGTAGCCCAGGCACTGGGTATGGAGGCCGCCCTGACCCTTGAGGGGGTACGGGCTACCTCGCCCGGCTTTAGGGCAGGTTCGGGGCCTTTGTATGAAGTAAAGCTACCGGGCTTGGATGGGAAGCTCGAGGTGACCCTGTCCCGCCCGCTCTCCAACGAGGAGCGGGCTTTTCTGGAGGTGTTGGTGGCTGAGGTGGCTGGGGCGCTGGAATCGGTGCGAGCCCGCAGCCGCGATCTGCTCACGCTCTACGAGGTAGATCAGGCCCTGCGGGCCGAGGCCAACCTGGGCCGGTTGCTCGAGCGCCTGATGGATCGCATCCTGGCCTGGGCAGGGGCCACCGGGGGCGGGGTGCTTTTGCTGGACGAGGAAAACTTTTTACAACCCCAGGTGTTGCGCAACCTCGAGCTGCCCCCTCATGCTTTTATGCCCGATCAGCGCTGGAAGGAAGCCCTGGAATCGCCGGTGTTTGTGAGTGAGAACCTGCTGGCCGTACCCCTGCGCGAGCAGTCCGCCATCGGGTTGTTGCTGGTGCAGGGCGAGGCCGAAAACCTGCGCCAACGCCTGCCCTTCTTACGCTTCCTGGCCGCGCAGGTTACCCTGGCGGTGCGCAACGCCCAGGCGTATCTGCGGGCCGAGGAGCTGGCCCTTACCGAGGAGCGTAACCGCATCGCCCGCGAAATCCACGACGGTATCGCCCAGGCCCTGGCCTTCATGGCCCTCAAGCTCGACCTGTCCGAGCGCCTGCTACAAACCGATCCTGAACGGGCCCTGGAAGAGTTGCACCAGGTCAAAGAGACCTTGCGCGCCCAGATTCGCGAGGTGCGCCGTAGCATTTTTGCCCTGCGGCCCATCGACCTCGAGCGCTACGGCTTCCTGGAATCGGTGCGGCGCTACGCTACCGCCTTTGCCGAGCAGGCGGGTTTCCGGGTGCGCCTCAGCCTGCCCGAAAAAATCGAACTCTCCCAGGCCTCCGAGCTGGTCTTTTTCCGGGTGCTACAGGAAGCCCTTACCAACGCGGCCAAGCACGCCCGGCCCGGTTTGGTGCAGGTCAGGCTCACCCCGCTGGGCGAACGGGGTGGCGTGCTGGAGATCAGCGACAACGGGCGGGGGTTTAAAGCTGGCACCTCAGCGAACGGTCTGGGCGGGTTTGGCCTGACCCAGATGCGCGAACGGGTGGAGGCGCGAGGGGGGCGTTTTGAGGTGGTATCGGTAGAAAACCAGGGTACCACCGTGCGGGCCGAGCTACCGTTTTGA
- the cdd gene encoding cytidine deaminase, with amino-acid sequence MPKTPKKVLEKLHQLLDRSYSPYSGFAVAAVIKSGSGRLYGGVNVENAAYPLSRCAEQSATLQMVSAGEREIVEVWVLSRGEKPATPCGGCRQILSEFARPETPVHCLSASGSELHLTLGELLPHAFTKQYLDKPDKAQGSTDA; translated from the coding sequence GTGCCAAAAACGCCCAAAAAGGTTCTAGAAAAACTCCACCAGCTTTTGGATCGCTCCTACTCACCCTACTCGGGTTTTGCTGTTGCAGCAGTGATCAAGTCGGGCTCGGGCCGGCTGTATGGCGGGGTAAACGTAGAAAACGCCGCCTATCCCCTCTCGCGCTGTGCGGAGCAGTCGGCCACCTTGCAGATGGTTTCTGCCGGAGAGCGCGAGATTGTGGAGGTCTGGGTGCTCAGCCGGGGAGAAAAACCCGCAACTCCTTGTGGCGGTTGTCGGCAAATACTTAGCGAGTTTGCCCGCCCGGAGACTCCGGTACACTGCCTGAGCGCGAGCGGTTCGGAGCTGCACCTGACCCTGGGTGAGCTTCTGCCCCATGCCTTTACCAAGCAGTATCTGGATAAACCGGACAAAGCCCAGGGTTCTACAGACGCGTGA
- a CDS encoding TetR/AcrR family transcriptional regulator, giving the protein MLQKALEIADQKGFHALTMRRLAQELGVEAMSLYYHFANKDQLLDAMIDLVFAEIELPSRGTWKSRLRARAASARAVLVRHRWALGLMESRTSPGPATLHHHNAVLECLRTNGFTVAAAAHAYSLLDSYIYGFVLQELNLPFNRFEESSPAADSIMAEVAEGNYPYLVEMASEHVLKAGYDYSKEFDIGLEIVLDGLERLRDQN; this is encoded by the coding sequence GTGCTGCAGAAAGCCCTCGAGATCGCCGACCAAAAGGGCTTCCACGCCCTTACCATGCGCCGCCTGGCTCAGGAGCTGGGCGTGGAGGCTATGTCGCTTTATTACCACTTCGCCAACAAGGATCAGCTCTTGGACGCGATGATTGACCTGGTATTCGCCGAGATCGAACTGCCCTCCAGGGGTACCTGGAAAAGTCGGCTTCGGGCTCGAGCCGCCTCTGCTCGAGCGGTCCTTGTGCGCCACCGCTGGGCATTGGGGCTAATGGAGTCGCGTACCTCGCCCGGCCCGGCCACCCTGCACCACCACAATGCCGTACTCGAATGCCTCCGCACAAATGGTTTTACGGTTGCGGCAGCCGCCCATGCCTATTCGCTGCTGGATAGCTACATCTACGGCTTCGTTTTGCAGGAACTCAATCTACCTTTCAACCGCTTTGAGGAGTCAAGCCCTGCTGCCGACAGCATCATGGCGGAGGTCGCCGAAGGAAACTATCCCTACCTCGTCGAGATGGCCTCCGAGCATGTTTTAAAAGCGGGTTACGACTATAGCAAGGAATTCGATATCGGCCTCGAGATCGTGCTGGACGGGCTCGAGCGCTTGCGAGACCAAAACTGA
- a CDS encoding diacylglycerol kinase family protein has protein sequence MPTRTPPPKPGTDPLPLRGLRASFAYAWAGVLFAWKSQRNFRLEVYIGGLALGLAWWLGVNPIPVLQLIALVLGLELINTALEAVVDLVSPNYHPLAKAAKDIAAASVLIVSTIAALIGFLLFFPPLVSRLGLW, from the coding sequence ATGCCCACCCGAACACCGCCCCCCAAGCCCGGTACCGACCCCCTGCCGCTCAGGGGCCTGCGAGCTTCGTTTGCTTATGCCTGGGCTGGCGTTCTTTTTGCCTGGAAAAGCCAGCGCAACTTTCGCCTCGAGGTGTACATCGGCGGTCTGGCCCTGGGCCTGGCCTGGTGGCTGGGGGTTAACCCAATTCCCGTACTTCAACTTATCGCACTGGTGTTGGGCCTCGAGCTTATCAACACCGCCCTCGAGGCCGTGGTGGATCTGGTCTCCCCCAACTACCACCCACTCGCCAAAGCCGCCAAAGACATCGCCGCGGCCAGCGTACTGATAGTGAGCACAATTGCAGCCCTGATCGGCTTTTTGCTGTTTTTTCCGCCGCTTGTAAGCCGCTTGGGGCTGTGGTAA
- a CDS encoding PhoH family protein: MEKSPQTKAIIPLRSPQEALSLLGHSDKHLRTLRKLLPAQLVVRGQEVQITGDPEAVRLTERVIRDLVTLVRQGAEIDAGTLEQVILVAENGQSLPVETAVPSLGGEITLPGRLKPKTPGQRQYVEAISSHDITFGVGPAGTGKTYLAVAMAVAFLKAKKVKRIILTRPAVEAGERLGFLPGDLQAKIDPYLRPLYDALFDMIDAERFDQYIQSGVIEVAPLAFMRGRTLNDAFIILDEAQNTTPEQMKMFLTRMGFNSRVVITGDITQIDLPKAQKSGLVEAMRILKGIQGIAQQRFLESDVVRHPLVARIIKAYESHEHESER, from the coding sequence TTGGAGAAGAGCCCGCAAACCAAAGCGATAATTCCCCTTCGCTCGCCGCAAGAGGCCCTGTCACTGCTGGGCCACAGCGATAAGCACCTGAGAACCCTTCGAAAGCTACTGCCCGCTCAACTTGTAGTGCGTGGGCAAGAGGTGCAGATTACGGGTGATCCAGAGGCTGTACGCCTGACCGAGCGGGTTATACGCGATCTGGTCACCCTGGTACGCCAGGGGGCTGAAATTGATGCAGGCACCCTCGAGCAGGTAATTTTGGTGGCCGAAAATGGCCAGTCGCTGCCGGTTGAGACCGCCGTGCCCAGTCTGGGCGGCGAAATTACCCTCCCGGGGCGGCTCAAGCCCAAAACCCCAGGGCAGCGGCAGTATGTAGAAGCCATCAGCAGCCACGACATTACCTTTGGCGTGGGGCCTGCTGGTACGGGTAAAACCTACCTGGCTGTAGCCATGGCGGTGGCCTTCCTCAAGGCCAAGAAGGTCAAACGCATTATCCTGACCCGCCCTGCAGTGGAGGCCGGGGAGCGTCTTGGCTTTTTGCCGGGCGATCTCCAGGCCAAAATCGACCCTTATCTACGTCCTCTTTACGACGCGCTCTTCGACATGATCGATGCTGAGCGGTTCGATCAATATATCCAATCGGGTGTGATCGAGGTGGCTCCCCTGGCCTTTATGCGGGGCCGCACCCTCAACGATGCGTTCATAATCCTTGATGAAGCCCAAAACACCACACCTGAACAGATGAAAATGTTCCTGACCCGCATGGGCTTCAACAGCCGGGTGGTGATTACCGGCGATATCACGCAAATCGATCTTCCCAAGGCTCAGAAAAGTGGCCTGGTGGAAGCCATGCGCATCTTGAAGGGTATTCAGGGCATTGCCCAGCAACGCTTCCTGGAGTCCGACGTGGTGCGTCATCCGCTGGTAGCCCGCATCATCAAGGCCTACGAGTCTCATGAGCACGAAAGCGAACGCTAG
- a CDS encoding endo alpha-1,4 polygalactosaminidase has product MGSLSAKSRVLAFYYGQGKLKQLCRYRKVVLQPWAYTSAELAFLRNSHTQALAYLSLGEDQPIPSPWHRDARNLDWNTVYVDPAHPGWVSSRMEEAKKAIDQGFSGLFLDTLDTVTLFPQDRYTMLSLIRQLRQELSGISIIANRGFTLLPDLATLVDGVVLESFSTTWTPWGYCILPSYELEYNLSCLFRLQGFGLELYALDYADRFWLEGFARLRAMYYGLPTFVSNRQLTRL; this is encoded by the coding sequence ATGGGGTCTTTGTCAGCTAAATCCAGGGTGCTGGCCTTCTACTATGGTCAGGGCAAGCTAAAGCAACTCTGTCGCTACCGCAAGGTGGTGCTCCAGCCCTGGGCCTACACCTCTGCCGAGCTGGCCTTTTTGCGAAACAGCCATACCCAGGCTCTGGCCTATTTGAGCCTGGGCGAGGATCAGCCCATCCCATCACCCTGGCACCGCGACGCCCGCAACCTCGACTGGAACACAGTATATGTGGATCCCGCTCACCCTGGTTGGGTCAGCAGCCGCATGGAAGAAGCAAAAAAGGCAATAGACCAGGGCTTCAGTGGGTTGTTCCTCGATACCCTCGATACCGTGACCCTGTTTCCCCAGGATCGCTACACGATGTTGAGCCTAATTCGGCAGTTGCGACAAGAGTTGAGCGGTATTTCGATAATTGCCAACCGGGGTTTTACGCTCCTGCCCGACCTGGCCACTTTGGTGGACGGGGTGGTGTTGGAGTCGTTTTCTACAACCTGGACGCCCTGGGGCTACTGCATACTGCCTTCTTATGAACTCGAGTACAACCTGAGCTGCCTATTTCGCTTGCAGGGGTTTGGCCTCGAGCTTTACGCGCTGGACTACGCCGATCGTTTCTGGCTCGAGGGTTTTGCCCGACTCCGGGCGATGTACTATGGCCTTCCCACCTTTGTGAGCAACCGCCAGCTCACGCGTCTGTAG
- the ybeY gene encoding rRNA maturation RNase YbeY, which yields MGRVYLVAHTPVPRGLGPAVRKALQKLLDELGHSDKSLTIILTDDAEIRALKRVHWGEDAPTDVLSFPTYEPGDPFMPPHLGDIVISLETALRQAEQLGHGLQLEVKVLAAHALWHLLGHDHHNEAEWVGFRQAQARILEL from the coding sequence ATGGGTCGGGTATATCTGGTAGCGCACACCCCAGTACCTCGAGGCCTGGGCCCTGCAGTACGCAAGGCCCTTCAGAAGCTGCTAGATGAACTCGGTCATAGCGACAAGTCGTTGACGATCATTTTGACCGACGACGCCGAAATTCGAGCCCTAAAGAGGGTGCATTGGGGCGAGGACGCCCCAACCGATGTTTTGTCATTCCCCACCTACGAACCGGGGGATCCCTTTATGCCGCCGCATCTGGGCGATATAGTAATCAGCCTCGAGACTGCCCTGCGGCAGGCCGAGCAGCTTGGGCATGGGCTACAGCTCGAGGTCAAAGTTCTGGCCGCTCACGCCCTGTGGCACCTGCTGGGCCACGACCACCATAATGAGGCCGAGTGGGTGGGGTTTCGGCAGGCGCAGGCCCGCATCCTCGAGCTTTAG
- a CDS encoding NAD(P)-dependent alcohol dehydrogenase: protein MKAVLREIYGPPEILKLAELPKPTPRDHEVRVKIYATTVTSGDCRVRGLNVPAGFGLIIRLAMGVVRPRQTVLGSEFAGEVEAVGKNVTRFKVGDRVFGMDGLRMGAHAQYKCLPESGALAPIPSGLSYADAAALPFGGSTMLDFYQRARLKAGDKVLVNGASGAVGVAAVQLARHFGAEVTAVCSGANAELVRSLGAQQVIDYTKEDFSASGQTYDVIVDTVGTAPFARSKNSLRKGGRLLLVLATLWQMLSAPWESATSSKSVIAGPTSERAEYVQTLARLAQEGSLQPVIDRRYALEQIAEAHRYVETGRKRGSVVVEVSHS, encoded by the coding sequence ATGAAGGCTGTCCTGCGCGAAATATACGGCCCGCCCGAGATTCTAAAACTTGCCGAACTGCCCAAGCCGACCCCGAGGGATCATGAGGTACGGGTCAAGATCTATGCCACCACCGTCACTTCTGGAGACTGCAGGGTGCGCGGCCTCAATGTGCCTGCGGGCTTTGGGCTGATAATCCGTCTGGCTATGGGGGTGGTGCGCCCGAGGCAGACCGTGCTAGGCAGCGAGTTTGCAGGCGAGGTCGAGGCAGTGGGCAAAAACGTCACCCGCTTCAAGGTAGGCGACCGGGTCTTCGGCATGGATGGTCTCCGGATGGGTGCTCATGCCCAGTACAAGTGTCTGCCAGAGAGCGGGGCGCTGGCTCCAATTCCATCCGGCCTGAGCTACGCGGATGCCGCCGCTCTCCCTTTCGGTGGCAGCACCATGCTGGACTTCTACCAGCGAGCCAGGCTAAAGGCCGGGGACAAGGTACTGGTCAACGGGGCCTCGGGGGCGGTGGGGGTGGCTGCCGTGCAGCTTGCCCGACACTTCGGGGCCGAGGTGACCGCTGTGTGCAGCGGCGCAAACGCCGAGCTGGTGCGCTCGTTGGGCGCTCAGCAGGTAATTGACTACACCAAAGAGGACTTCAGCGCCAGCGGCCAAACCTACGACGTGATCGTAGACACCGTGGGCACAGCCCCCTTCGCCCGCAGCAAGAACTCGCTGCGCAAGGGTGGACGACTGCTACTGGTGCTGGCTACGTTGTGGCAGATGCTTTCGGCCCCCTGGGAGTCGGCGACGAGCAGCAAGAGTGTGATCGCCGGGCCAACCAGCGAACGAGCCGAATACGTGCAGACGTTAGCAAGGCTCGCCCAAGAAGGCAGTCTCCAGCCGGTGATAGACCGCCGCTATGCCCTGGAGCAGATTGCCGAGGCCCACCGCTACGTGGAGACCGGGCGCAAGCGAGGGAGCGTGGTGGTCGAGGTGAGCCACAGCTAA
- the pelF gene encoding GT4 family glycosyltransferase PelF translates to MKIALITEGTYPFVVGGVSVWCDQLIRGLHDFEFEVVALTGNGLETSAYPPPPNLKAVHNFPLWNAERRSRTRNRPSRWFDQVHHSFVTALTQPNWGTTYFLWALRAMAGYAQQADLGAALLSEASLGRLIKAWKEYQPQDPANGPLPNLTLQDALLASELIEHLLRPLRLVPPKADVYHAVSNGPAALVGMMGKWHHAAPFVLTEHGVYLRERYLSYLQAPYSPAVQTLILNFFRLLSSTAYRMADLIVPVSDYNRRWEERNGAFPSSIRPIHNGIDPAQFPPPAQEPEVPTLTFVGRIDPLKDLHTLIESFAYTKERVPNARLRMFGPTPAGNERYRESCEKLIEELGLQGAATFEGRISPAARGYQAGHVAVLSSISESFPYAVIEAMSCGRATVSTDVGGVSEAVGDAGILVPARDPVAMGEACTALLMDPQRRTEMGKAARERVLKYFTLERFLNDYRKMYQDVVFAAQAGRVPVQEEAKDRADLMLVGSGEAVT, encoded by the coding sequence ATGAAGATTGCACTAATTACCGAAGGAACCTACCCTTTTGTGGTGGGCGGGGTGAGTGTATGGTGCGATCAGCTCATTCGCGGCCTGCACGATTTTGAGTTTGAGGTGGTAGCCCTCACCGGCAATGGGCTGGAGACCAGCGCCTACCCCCCACCACCCAACCTGAAAGCAGTGCACAACTTCCCCCTGTGGAATGCGGAACGGCGCAGCCGTACCAGAAACCGGCCTTCACGCTGGTTTGACCAGGTTCACCACAGCTTTGTGACCGCTCTAACCCAGCCCAACTGGGGTACTACCTACTTTCTGTGGGCACTGCGGGCCATGGCGGGTTATGCCCAGCAGGCCGACCTGGGCGCGGCCCTGCTGAGCGAAGCCTCGCTGGGGCGTCTTATCAAGGCCTGGAAGGAGTACCAGCCGCAAGACCCCGCCAATGGCCCCCTCCCAAATCTGACCCTGCAAGATGCCCTTCTGGCCTCGGAACTGATCGAGCACCTGCTAAGGCCCCTGCGCCTGGTTCCCCCCAAAGCCGATGTCTACCATGCAGTCTCTAATGGCCCGGCCGCCCTGGTGGGCATGATGGGTAAATGGCACCATGCCGCTCCTTTTGTCCTGACTGAGCACGGGGTCTATTTGCGGGAGCGCTACCTGAGCTATTTGCAAGCCCCCTACAGCCCGGCGGTACAGACCCTAATTCTCAACTTCTTTCGCTTGCTCTCGAGCACCGCGTACCGGATGGCCGATTTGATTGTGCCGGTGTCGGACTACAACCGTCGCTGGGAAGAGCGCAACGGGGCTTTTCCCTCCTCGATTCGCCCCATTCACAACGGAATTGACCCGGCGCAGTTCCCACCACCTGCCCAGGAGCCAGAGGTTCCCACGCTAACCTTTGTTGGCCGTATAGACCCGCTCAAAGACCTGCACACCCTGATTGAATCCTTTGCCTACACCAAGGAGCGCGTGCCCAACGCCCGCTTGCGGATGTTTGGGCCCACCCCGGCAGGCAATGAGCGCTACCGTGAAAGCTGCGAGAAGCTGATCGAGGAACTCGGATTGCAAGGGGCTGCAACCTTCGAAGGCCGCATCTCTCCGGCAGCGCGGGGCTACCAGGCCGGGCACGTAGCTGTTTTGAGCAGCATCTCGGAGAGTTTCCCCTACGCGGTAATTGAGGCCATGTCTTGTGGACGGGCTACGGTCTCGACCGATGTGGGCGGGGTAAGCGAAGCCGTGGGCGATGCGGGTATTCTGGTGCCGGCCCGGGATCCGGTTGCCATGGGCGAGGCCTGTACAGCGTTGCTCATGGACCCGCAACGCCGCACCGAGATGGGCAAAGCGGCACGGGAAAGGGTGCTCAAATATTTCACCCTCGAGCGCTTTCTGAATGACTACCGAAAAATGTACCAGGATGTGGTTTTCGCGGCTCAAGCCGGGCGAGTTCCTGTCCAAGAAGAGGCGAAAGATCGGGCTGATCTAATGCTGGTAGGTAGTGGTGAGGCTGTTACATGA